The DNA segment GATCTCGATCGCAGCGCCGGCGATGCCGCGATCGTGCGCATGGTGATCGCGATTGCCGGCGAACTGGAACACAAGGTCATCGCCGAGGGGGTGGAAACCGAGGCTCAGCTGGAATTCCTGCGACAGCACAACTGTCTCGAATACCAGGGCTATCTTTGCAGTCAGGCGGTCCCGGCCGACAAGGTCAGCCACCTGCTGGGTCGAGGCTCCTGACGAACCGGAACCACGCCGGGAGTCCGCAAAAAGAAACGGAGCCCGCGGGCTCCGTTTCTGTTTTGGGTGGGGTGGCCGATGGGACTCGAACCCACGACAACTGGAATCACAATCCAGGACTCTACCAACTGAGCTACGACCACCACCGAAACTGTGTGCCTTGCGGAAAACTCCCCGGCAGGCAGGGGGCGAATTATGGGAGAAGGCAGGAAAAGAATCAAGCCTTGACTCACGCAAGAGTCGGCGCCGGCGACACGGCGGCACCTGCGGCAACGAAGAAATCCATCATCCGCACACCGGAATCGGCCATCCCGTCCTTGTCATCGGCTGCGAATTCGCGTACCATATTTGCAGAACTATGTTCCACTGTGCAGTTCTGCACTGCAATACCGCACACGCCAAAGGACTCAATACCCATGGATCTCAATTTCACTGCCGAAGAGCAGGCTTTCCGGGAAGAAGTGCGCAGCTTTCTGCGTGCCGAATTGCCCCCCGCCACCAGCAGCAAAGTGCTCGGCGGCAAGCGTCTGGAAAAGGGCGATTACGTCGCCTGGCAGAAGATACTGCACAAGCGGGGCTGGGGCGCCGTGGCCTGGCCCACCGCCTTCGGCGGCACCGGCTGGAACGCCGTGCAACAGCATATTTTCGACGAGGAATGCGCCGACGCGGGCGCCCCGATGCAACTCCCCTTCGGCCTGAAAATGGTGGCGCCGGTGATCATGGCCTTCGGCAATCCGGCGCAGCAGCAACACTATCTGCCGCGCATCATCGACGGCACAGACTGGTGGTGCCAGGGTTACTCCGAACCGGGTTCCGGTTCCGACCTGGCGTCGCTCAAGATGCGCGCTGTTCGCGAAGGTGATCATTACGTGGTCAACGGCCAGAAAACCTGGAACACGCTCGGCCAGTACGCCGACTGGATTTTCTGCCTGGTCCGCACCAGCACCGAAGGCCGCCAGCAGGAAGGCATTTCCTTCCTGCTGATCGACATGAAGACGCCGGGCATCGAAGTGCGCCCGATCATCATGCTCGACGGCGAACACGAGATCAACGAAGTCTGGTTCGAGGACGTCAAGGTTCCGGTGCAGAACCTGATCGGCGAGGAAAACAAGGGCTGGACCTACGCCAAGTTCCTGCTTGGCCACGAGCGCACCGGGATCGCCGGCGTCGGCCGCTCCAAGCGCGAGTTGAAGAAGCTGAAGGACATCGCCAGGAAGGAAACAGCCAACGGGCGGCCGCTGATCGAGGACCAGCGTTTCCGCGACCGCATCGCGCAGGTCGAACTCGAACTCATGGCGCTGGAGATCACCAACCTCCGCGTGATTTCCGCCGAGGGCGAGAAGAAGCGCGCACCGGGACCGGAGGCCTCGATCCTCAAGATCAAGGGCTCCGAAATCCAGCAGATGCTGACCGAGCTGAAAATGCAGGCGCTGGGCCACTATGCCCTGCCCTACGTCCACGACGCGCTGTACGCCGACTGGCAGGGCGACCCGCTGATGGAGCACTACGGCGACCATGCCGGGCCGCTTTCGGGCCAGTACTTCAACGTCCGCAAGACCACCATCTACGGCGGCTCCAACGAAATTCAGAAAAACATCATCTCGCAGATGATTCTGGGACTCTGACCATGGACTTCAACTACACCGAAGAACAACTCGCGCTGCAGGACACCCTGCGTCGTTTCATTGCCAAGGACTACGCCTTCGAACACCGTCGCGCGCTGGCGAAATCCGCCGACGGCTTCGACCGCGAGGCCTGGAAAACCTTCGCCGACTTCGGCATCCTCGCCCTGCCCTTCCACGAGGATTTCGGCGGACTGAATGGCAACGCGGTCGACAGCATGCTGGTCATGGAAATGCTCGGCCGCGGCCTCGCGCTGGAGCCCTATGTGTCTACCGTGGTGCTCTGCGGCGGACTGATCCGCGATGCCGGCAGCGCCGCGCAGAAGGAAGAACTGCTGCCCGCCATCGCCGGCGGCGAACTGATGCTGGCGCTGGCCCACCATGAAGCCGGCGGCCGCTACGAACCCGATCGCATCGCCACCACCGCCACGGCATCCGGCAGCGGCTGGCAGCTAGACGGCACCAAGGCCGTGGTGCTGGGCGCGCCTTCGGCCGACAAGCTGATCGTCTCGGCGAAGGACGGCAAGGGTCTCTCGTTGTTCCTGGTCGACGCCAGGGCCGACGGCGTCACGCTGCGCGCCTATCCGACGCAGGATGGTGCGCGCGCCGCCGACATCAGGCTGGCCAATGTCACCGTCGGCGCCGAGGCGCTGATCGGCACGGCCGGCAAAGCGCTGCCGGCCATCGAACGCGCCATCGACTACGCCAACGCGGCGTTCTGCGCCGAAGCCGTCGGCATCATGTCGGCGCTCAACGAAGTGACGCTGGAATACCTCAAGACCCGCAAGCAGTTCGGCGTGCCGATCGGCAAGTTCCAGGCGCTGCAGCACCGCATGGCCGACATGGTGATCGCCACCGAGCAGGCGCGCTCGATGGCCACGCTGGCCGCGGTGCGCGCCGACTCGACCGATGCCGCCGAGCGCAGCCGCGCCGTGGCCGCCGCGCGTGCCTACATCGGCACGCAAGCCCGCTTCGTCGGCCAGCAGGCGGTGCAACTGCACGGCGGCATGGGCGTCGTCGACGAACTCAACGTCGGCCATTACTTCAAGCGCCTGACCATGATCGGCCTGACTTTCGGCGATGTGGATTTCCACCTCGGACGTTTCAGCGATACCCTGCTCGCCGCATGATTCAGGAACGGCAATCTTCCGCAGATGTCGCAGATTTTCACAGATTGAAATCCGAACTGTTATCGCAAGCATCTTGATCTTTCTGCGCAAATCCGCGAAATCTGCGGACCCAAAAACACCTTCAACATGAATGCCATCATCAACCGCCGCGACCTCGAATTCCAGCTGTTTGAGGTGCTCGACACCGAGTCGTTGACCGCCCGTCCGCGTTACGCCGAACACAGCAAGGAAACCTTCCTCGCCGTGCTCGACACCGCCGAGGCCATGGCGACCGAAAAGTTCGCGCCGCACAACCGTAAGGCCGACGAACACGAACCGACTTTCGACGGTCAGCGCGTGAGCATGATCCCCGAGGTCAAGGAGGCGCTGAAGGCCTTCTGCGACGCCGGCTTCATCGCCGCCGCGCACGACTTCGAACGCGGCGGCATGCAGTTGCCGGTGGTCATGACCCAGGCCGCCTTCTCGCTGTTCAAGAGCGCCAACGTCGGCACCGCCGCCTACCCCTTCCTCACCATCGGCAACGCCAACGTCATCCACCGTTTCGGCAGCGAGGCGCAGAAAAAGAAATACCTGGAGCCGCTGCTCACCGGCCGCTTCTTCGGCACCATGGCGCTGACCGAGCCGCAGGCCGGGTCGAGCCTGTCCGACATCACCACCACGGCAACGCCCAATGCCGACGGCAGCTACTCGCTCAGCGGCAACAAGATTTTCATTTCCGCCGGCGATCACGAACTGTCGGAAAACATCGTGCATCTGGTGCTGGCCAAGATTCCCGGCGGACCGCCGGGAGTCAAGGGCATCTCGCTGTTCATCGTGCCGAAATTCCGCGTCAATGACGACGGCACATTGGGGCAGAAGAACGACGTGACGCTGACGGGCCTGATCCACAAGATGGGTTATCGCGGCACCACCTCGACCATGCTGGCCTTCGGCGAAAAGGAACAATGCGTCGGCGAACTGGTGGGCGAGCCGCACAAGGGCCTGTCCTACATGTTCCACATGATGAACGAGGCCCGCATCGGTGTCGGCATGGGCGCCGTGATGCTGGGCTACCGTGGCTACCTGGCTTCGCTGGCCTACGCACAGGAACGTCCGCAGGGCCGCGCGCCGACCAACAAGAATCCGGTCGATCCGCAGATATCGATCATCGAGCACGCCGACGTGCGCCGCATGCTGCTGGCGCAGAAGGCCTACGTCGAGGGCGGCTATGCGCTGTGCCTGTATTGCGCACGGCTGGTCGATGAGACGAAAGTCGGCGCTGGCGAGACGGCGATTCAAGAAGCCGGCCTGCTGCTCGACCTGCTGACGCCGATCGCCAAATCATGGCCCTCGCAGTGGTGCCTCGAAGCCAACAGCCTGGCGATCCAGATCCACGGCGGCTATGGCTACACCCGCGAATACCCGGTCGAACAGTTCTACCGCGACAACCGCCTCAACCCCATCCATGAAGGCACCCACGGCATCCAGGCGCTGGACCTGCTCGGACGCAAGGCGATCATGAACAATGGCGCGGCGATGAAGCTGTTCGCCGCCGAGGTGCAGAAGACCATTGCCGAAGCCAAAGCGGACCCGGCCCTGGCCGGATACGCCGCCGAACTCGGCACAGCGCTCGGCGACGTCGCAAGCACCCTGCAAGCCATCGGCCCGGTACTGGCAAGCAACCCGACGCTGGCACTGGCCAACGCCGTGCTCTTCCTCGAAGCCTTCGGCCACACGGTGCTGGCCTGGATCTGGCTGCGCCAGGCACTGGCGGCGCAACGCGGATTGCAACGAGGCGCAGCCGCCGACGCGGCCTTCTATCATGGCAAACTCGCCGCCTGCCGCTGGTTCTATCGCTGGGAACTGCCCAAGACGAGGCAATGGCATGAACTGCTGCGCAGCCTCGACGACACCACCCTGACCATGAAGCCGGAGAGCTTCTAAACCTATGACCCACCCCAACATCCTAGTCACCGACAACGACGGCGTCTTCAGCATCGAGATCAGCCGCCGCGAGAAAAAGAACGCCATCACCGGCGACATGTACCGCGCCATGAGCGCTGCACTGTGTCATGCACGTGAACAGCATCACGTCCGTGTCGTGCTGATTCGCGGCCAGGACGACCTGTTCACCGCCGGCAACGACCTGGGCGACTTCCTGCACCGCAAAGCCGGCGACCCCAGCGCGGCGATTCCCTTCCTGCATCTGCTGTCCGCCTTCGAGAAGCCGCTGGTGGCTGCCGTCGCCGGCAATGCCGTGGGCATCGGCACGACGATGCTGCTGCACTGCGACCTGGTCTATGTCGCGGACAACACGCTGTTCCAGCTGCCCTTCGTCAATCTCGCGCTGTGCCCCGAGGCCGGCTCCAGCCTCCTGCTGCCGCGCGTCGCCGGCCACCAGCGGGCCGCCGAACTGCTGCTGCTGGGTGAGCCCTTCGACGCCGCGACGGCCTGCTCCGCCGGCTTCGTCAATCGCGTGGTCGCCGCCGGACAATTGATGGACACGGCGCTGGCCGCAGCGAAGAAACTCGCCGCGCTGCCGGCCCAATCGCTGGCCGTGACCAAGGCGTTGATGAAGCGCCCGCCCGAGCGCAGCGCCATCGAGGCCATGGACGAGGAGGTCATTTTCTTCTCCGACCTGGTCGCGGCCCCCGCCGCCAAGGAAATCTTCAGCGCCTTCCTCGAAAAGCGCACCCCCGATCCGGCAAAAATTCACGGACACAAGCCATGAGCGACACCATTCCGGAAGGCTTCAAGCTGCTCAAGCGCGGCGGCGGTTTTCTCTCCAGCCTCGGTCCCTGGTACTACCGCATCGACGAAACCAAAGGCGGCGAGCGCGGCCAGCTGGTGCTCGCGATCCGCGTCGAGGACCGCCATTGCAACATCCGCCACATCGCCCACGGCGGCTTCCTCGTCACCATGGTCGACTCGGCGCTGGGTGTGGTTGTCTCCAGTTCGCGCGAGCCGGCGCAGCCCATCGTCACGGTCAGCCTCACCACCAACTTCGTCACCAGTGCCGAGCCCGGCGACTGGGTCGAGGCCCATGTCGACATCGACCGCATCGGCGGCCGCCTGGCCTATGCCAGTTGCACGCTGCGCACCGGAAATCGCACCATCATGACCGGCAGCGGCGTGTTTGCGCTGATGCCACCGGTGGTGCCGAAAGAGCAGCCCGACGGCTGAGCACAACCGCAGCCCCCTAACCCCAACCGAAAAAACAATGTCCGCCAGAGACCCCTTGATTCCCGCCGACCCCGATTTCGCCGCGGCCATCCGCCGCGGCACGCTGGGCATGCCGATCGCACGCTTTTTCGGTGTCGAGTTCACCGACATCCGACCCGGTCATCTCGAAGCTGTGCTGCCCTATCGCGACGAACTCAGCTACCGCCCCGGCCACTTCCAGGGCACAGCCGTATCCGCCGTCGCCTACTTCGCCGCCACCTCGGCGCTGTCCACCCTGCTGGCCGCCGACCGGATCGGCCTGACGCTGGACCAGAACGTCAAGTTCCTCGCCCCCGCTGTCGGCGAGAAGCTGGTGGCACGCGGCCGCGTGATCAGCGCCGGCCATTCGATCAGCGTCGGCGCCTCGGATGTCTATGCGGTAAAGGACGGCAAGGAAACGCTCTGCGCGACGGCGCAGGTCACCGTGCGCAATGTCGACCGCAAGAAACTGGAAGGCTGAACGTGCAAAAAATCCACGTCCTGCTGAAGAAGGAAGAACTCGACGCCCAGCGCCTCGAAGGCAAGGTGGTGGTGGTGCTCGACATCCTGTTCGCCACCTCGTCGATCGTCACCGCGCTGGCCCACGGCGCCAGCGAAGTCATCCCCACCCTCGATGGCCGCGCCGCGCAGGAAGCGGCGAAGACCTTTCCGGAAGGCTCCTATGTGCTGTCCGGCGAACTCAACGCCGACACGTTGCCCGGCTTCGTGCATCCGACTCCCAAGGCGCTGCTCGCGGAAGGCATTGCCGGCCGCCGCCTGATCTACTGCACCACCAACGGCACCGTCGCGCTGGCCAAGTCGAAAGGCGCCGCGTACGTCTATGCCGCCGCGCTGCTCAACGGCCGCGCCGTGGTCGAACACATCGTCGCGAACCATCCGGAGAGCACCATCCTGATCGTCTGCTCCGGATCCGCCGACAACTTCAACCTGGAAGACTTCTACGGCGCCGGCTACCTGGTTTCGCTGTTCCGTCACCGTGCCGCCGACGCCGACTTCTCGGATGCGGCACTTGCCGCCGAACTGCTCCACGACCACTGCGACGGCCTCGACGCGCTGCGCCGCGCCCGCGTCGGCCGCATGATGCTGGCGCGGAAACTCGATGAAGAAGTCGCCTTCGCCGCACAGGAGAGTTGCTACGACGTGGTACCGCTGCTGCAGGACGGCGTGCTGCGGCCCATCTGAGAGGCTGTGAAAAATTCAAAATCCGACGCAAAGACGCGAAGGCGCAAAGGAAAAGCAATGAAGACGAAATTGATTCTTCAGGATTTTTCTGTTGGCCTTCTTTGCGTCTTTGCGCCTTTGCGTCAAAAGATCGGTTTTTTCACAAGCTCTGATTTCAAGGAAAGCAAAACATGACGACCCCGACCAAGACCTACAAATACTACTGGGAAGATTTCCCCGCCGGCAGCGTGCGCGAGTTCGGCGGCAAGACCATGACCGCCGAAGAAATCATGGATTTCGCCCGCCAGTTCGACCCGCAGCCCTTCCATCTTTCCGAGGAAGCCGGCAAGAACAGCCTGTTCGGCGGCCTCTGCGCCAGCGGCTGGCATACCTGCGCGCTGGCCATGCGCATGATGTGCGACGCCTACCTGCTGGAATCGGCCAGCCTCGGCTCGCCGGGGCTGGAAAACATCCGCTGGCTGAAGCCGGTGCGCCCCGGCGACACCCTGCACGTGCGCTCCGTGGTGCTCGAAGCGCGCCCGATGGACAGCAAGCCCCATGTCGGCCTGTTGCGCACGCGCTGGGAGATGATCAACCAGAACAACGAGGAAGTGATGCAGATGGAAGGCTACGGCATGTTCCGCCGGCGCGACGTGGCGAAACCAGACGCATCCGCATGAGCCCGACCGGCTTGATCGAACAGCCCTTCGCCACGTACGCGGAACTGATTCGCGAACAGGCGCGCACCCGGCCCGGACATCCGGCGCTGATCCAGGACCGGCGCAGTGTTTCCTTCGCCACGCTGGATGCGATGATGGATCGCGTCGCCGCGACGCTGCAGCGCGACGGCATCCGCCCCACCGAGGCGGTGGCGATCTGCGCCGGCGCCTCGCTCGAATATGCCGCCGTGTTTCTCGGCGCCCTGCGCGCCGGCGTGGCGGTAGCGCCGCTGGCGCCGTCCTCGACGCCGCAAAGCCTGGCCGACATGGCGGCCAATGCCGAAGCGGAATTGATGTTCGTCGACGCCGCGACGGCGCGGGAACTCGCTGCGGTCCGCGCCGACATCAAGGCGCGCTTCATCGCCCTCGACGACAGCACGGGCGGCGAAGCCTTTTCACGCTGGCTGGCGCCCGCCGGCAGCGTGCCGACGCCGGTGCAAGTTCGCCCCGAGTGGCCCTTCAACATCATCTATTCCTCGGGCACCACCGGCACGCCCAAGGGCATCGTGCAGCCTCATGGCATGCGCTGGTCCCACGTCCAACGAGCGCGGCGGCAGGGCTACGGACCTGGCTCCGTAACCGTGATCGCCACGCCGCTCTACTCCAACACCACGCTGGTCAGCTTCTTCCCCACCGTCACGCTGGGCGGCACGGTGGTGCTGATGGCGAAATTCGATGCCGCGAAGTACCTGGCGCTGGCCGAGAAGCACCGCGCCACCCACACCATGCTGGTACCGGTGCAGTACCAGCGCCTGATGGCGCATCCCGATTTCGATCGACACGACCTGTCCAGCTTCCGCATGAAGCTGTGCACCAGCGCGCCGTTCCCGGCGGCGCTCAAGGCCGACATCCTCAAGCGCTGGCCGGGCGGCCTGGTCGAGTACTACGGCATGACCGAAGGCGGCGGCACCTGCATCCTCGCCGCCCACGAGCACCCGGACAAACTCGCCACCGTCGGCACCCCGGCCGAGGGCCACGACATGCGCCTGATCGACGAGGCCGGGCACGAAGTCGCGCGCGGCGAGATCGGTGAAGTGGTGGGCCATTCGCCGGCCATGATGAGCGGCTACCACCGCCAACCGGACAAGACCCGCGAGGCCGAGTGGTATGCGCCCGACGGCAAGCGCTTCATTCGCACGGGGGATGTCGGCCGCTTCGACGAAGACGGCTTCCTGACGCTGATGGACCGCAAGAAGGACATGGTCATCTCGGGCGGCTTCAACGTCTATCCGAGCGACCTCGAAGCGGTGCTGATCCAGCATCCCGCCGTAAGCGAGGCCGCCGTGGTCGGCGTTGCCTCGGAACGCTGGGGCGAGACGCCGGTAGCTTTCGTGACCTTGAGAGTCGGCGCTGGCTCGCTTTGCGTACCTGGGAATCCGCTTCGCGGGCAGGCAACGGCGAAATGCACGACCGATGAGCTGCGCGAATGGGCCAATGCACAACTCGGCAAGACCCAGCGCCTTGCCGCCGTCGAGATCGTCGACGCCCTGCCGCGCAGCGCCATCGGCAAGATACTCAAGCGCGAACTGCGCGACAGCTTCGCTCCAGCTGAACCGCTCTGACTTGAGCTTGCAAAATGCATTTGTCCGCAGATTTCGCAGATTGACGCAGATGGGGCGGAGTCATTCCTCATGGATATTGCCTTTTGCAGATTCCGATCACCGCTGGTCTCGGTTTGTTCTTTTGCCTAATCTGCGTAATCTGCGCAAATCTGCGGACTAACTGTTTTTTCCAGGATGAAAGGACCACAAATGGAATTCAGCACCCTCGAAGTCAGCCTCGACGCCGGCGTCGCCACCATCGCGCTGAACCGGCCGGACAAGGCCAACGCCATGAGCGAGCCGATGTGGTACGAAATCGAGCAGGCCATGGAGTGGCTCGACACCACAGCCGAAGCCCGCGTCGGCGTGCTGGTCGGCCGCGGCAAGTATTTCACCTCGGGCATCGACCTCTCACTCTTGATGGGCCTCGGCGCCAAGATCGAGGACGACTGCGACGGCCGCCGCCGGGAAAAGCTGCGCCGCCTGATCCTCAAGCTGCAGGACACCCTGACTTCCATCGAGCGCTGCCGCAAGCCGGTACTGGCCGCCGTGCATGGCGCCTGCATCGGCGGCGGCATGGACCTGATCACCGCCTGCGACATGCGCTACTGCTCGGCCAATGCGTACTTCACGGTCAAGGAAATCGACGTCGGCATGACCGCCGACGTCGGCACCCTGCAGCGCCTGCCGCGCCTGATCGGCGAAGGCATGGCGCGCGAACTGGCCTACACCGGGCGCAAGGTCGACGGCACCGAAGCGCAGCAGATGCAACTGGTCAACCGTTGCTTCGAAACCCCCGAGGCACTCGAGGCCGGCGTCATGGAAATCGCGCGGACCATCACCGCCAAGTCGCCGCTGTCCATCCGCGGCTGCAAGGAGATGATCACCTACGGCCGCGACCACTCGGTGGCCGACGGCCTCAACTACATCGCCACCTGGAACGCCGCGATGCTGATGTCGAAGGACCTGTTCGAAGCCGGCGCGGCGAACATGCAGAAGCGCGATCCGGTGTTCAAGGACTGAGCCCGTGGAACACTTCTTCGCGCCGGCGGGCGGCATCAAGCTGCACTGCGTTGCGGAAGGCGCCGCCGACGCCCCGCTGATGCTGTTCATCCACGGTTTCCCGGAGTTCTGGTACGCGTGGAAAAGCCAGCTCGAAGAGTTCGGCGCGGACCACCGCGCCGTGGCCTTCGACCTGCGCGGCCACAACCTTTCCGACAAGCCCGAAGGCGTCGCCGCCTATCGCCACAAGCCGCTGCTGGAAGACCTGCGACAACTGATCGAACACCTGCAGGCGGATCGCACCGACAAATCCTGCATCCTCGTCGCCCACGACTGGGGCGGCGCGATTGCCTGGACCTTCGCCGTCGCGTTTCCGCAGTATGTGAAGAAGCTGGTCATCATCAACGCGCCGCACACCGTGCCCTTCGCCCGGGCATTGGCAAGTGACCCGGTGCAGCAGGAAGCCAGCCACTACATGCTGCTGCTGCGCCACGCCAAGGCCGAGCGCGTGCTCGAAGCCAACAATTACGAGCGCCTGCTGAAAATGTTCAGCCGCACCGCCGACGGCCACTGCGCGCTTTCCGACGAGGAAATCCCGCTCTACCGCGAGGCCTGGTCGCAACCCGGTGCACTGACGTGCGCACTCAACCTCTACCGCGCCTCGCCGCTCTATCCGCCGACGCCGGATGACCCCGGTGCAGCCGCCCTCAAGCTCGACCCGGCGACGCTGACGGTGCGCGTGCCGACGCTGGTGATCTGGGGCGAAGCCGACACCGCGCTGGGTACCGTGCTGCTCGACGGACTCGAAGAAGTCGTGCCCGACCTGCGCGTCAAGCGCATCCCCGAGGGCAGCCACTGGGTGATCCACGAGCAGCCGCGGCAGGTGAATGCGGCGATACGGGCTTTCCTGCGGGAAGGCTGAGAATCAGTCGGCAACCAGGACTGTCGGTTCGATCGTCACCGGAAAGTTCACCGAGTTGGCGATGAAGCACAGGCGATGCGCCTCCTCGTGCAAAGCCTTCGCCAGGACCGCATCGCCGCCCGCGGCAATCGTCGCCACCGGCCGCAGCACGGCTTGGGTGAATCGCCCGCCGTCATGGTCACCCTCGACCATCGTTCCCGCCGCGTCGTCGTGGTAGGCCAGCAACACTATCTTCGCTTGCGCACACAGGTGCAGGTACCACAGCATGTGGCAGGACGACAGCGAGGCGACCAGCAGGTCTTCCGGATTCCAGCGCGAGGCATCGCCGCGAAATGCCGGATCGGACGAGCCGAGCAGGTCCGGCCGGCCCGCCGCCGAAATCACATGGTCGCGCGAGTAGGCCCGGTAGTTCGCGGTTCCTTCGCCGAGGTTTCCGCTCCACTCGGTGCGGGTGGCATAGCGGTGTTGTTTGTCGTGGGACATGGCAAAACCTCCAGGATTGCGTCAGCAGTTGGATGAGCCGCCGCGCCCAGCTTTTTCGGACCTGTGACAACTGCGCCGGTAGAACACCCATGCATAGACCGCGAGATTGATGACGACGACCAGCGTGCCGATCAAATACTGTGTCGACTCGTCGAGCCTCGCAGGATAAATGATCGGCATCAGGTAGTGTTCGATGAAGCTGCCCGAATATCCCGCCTCGCCCGCCGCCGCGCGGAGCCGCTGTTCCAGCGGTGTCAACGGGCAGATGCCATGGCGAAATTCGATCGCCGCACCCCACAGCGCGGCCGGCAGGTGCAGCAACGGCGCCCGCTTCCAGCGCAGGGACAGGAACGCGCCGAGGCCGACAAAGAGAATGAAACCGAGATGCAGGATGACAATGAAGTCTGCCGCAACGCGTTCGATCATGGAGGTTCAGGGCAGAGGAAGACCGGGCTCCATTGTTTCACTTCTGCCGACCGGATGGTTCGATCCGCATCGGTTCGCCGACAATCATCGGAGACACGGTGGCGTAGAATCTC comes from the Sulfuritalea hydrogenivorans sk43H genome and includes:
- a CDS encoding acyl-CoA dehydrogenase family protein, encoding MDLNFTAEEQAFREEVRSFLRAELPPATSSKVLGGKRLEKGDYVAWQKILHKRGWGAVAWPTAFGGTGWNAVQQHIFDEECADAGAPMQLPFGLKMVAPVIMAFGNPAQQQHYLPRIIDGTDWWCQGYSEPGSGSDLASLKMRAVREGDHYVVNGQKTWNTLGQYADWIFCLVRTSTEGRQQEGISFLLIDMKTPGIEVRPIIMLDGEHEINEVWFEDVKVPVQNLIGEENKGWTYAKFLLGHERTGIAGVGRSKRELKKLKDIARKETANGRPLIEDQRFRDRIAQVELELMALEITNLRVISAEGEKKRAPGPEASILKIKGSEIQQMLTELKMQALGHYALPYVHDALYADWQGDPLMEHYGDHAGPLSGQYFNVRKTTIYGGSNEIQKNIISQMILGL
- a CDS encoding acyl-CoA dehydrogenase family protein, whose translation is MDFNYTEEQLALQDTLRRFIAKDYAFEHRRALAKSADGFDREAWKTFADFGILALPFHEDFGGLNGNAVDSMLVMEMLGRGLALEPYVSTVVLCGGLIRDAGSAAQKEELLPAIAGGELMLALAHHEAGGRYEPDRIATTATASGSGWQLDGTKAVVLGAPSADKLIVSAKDGKGLSLFLVDARADGVTLRAYPTQDGARAADIRLANVTVGAEALIGTAGKALPAIERAIDYANAAFCAEAVGIMSALNEVTLEYLKTRKQFGVPIGKFQALQHRMADMVIATEQARSMATLAAVRADSTDAAERSRAVAAARAYIGTQARFVGQQAVQLHGGMGVVDELNVGHYFKRLTMIGLTFGDVDFHLGRFSDTLLAA
- a CDS encoding acyl-CoA dehydrogenase codes for the protein MNAIINRRDLEFQLFEVLDTESLTARPRYAEHSKETFLAVLDTAEAMATEKFAPHNRKADEHEPTFDGQRVSMIPEVKEALKAFCDAGFIAAAHDFERGGMQLPVVMTQAAFSLFKSANVGTAAYPFLTIGNANVIHRFGSEAQKKKYLEPLLTGRFFGTMALTEPQAGSSLSDITTTATPNADGSYSLSGNKIFISAGDHELSENIVHLVLAKIPGGPPGVKGISLFIVPKFRVNDDGTLGQKNDVTLTGLIHKMGYRGTTSTMLAFGEKEQCVGELVGEPHKGLSYMFHMMNEARIGVGMGAVMLGYRGYLASLAYAQERPQGRAPTNKNPVDPQISIIEHADVRRMLLAQKAYVEGGYALCLYCARLVDETKVGAGETAIQEAGLLLDLLTPIAKSWPSQWCLEANSLAIQIHGGYGYTREYPVEQFYRDNRLNPIHEGTHGIQALDLLGRKAIMNNGAAMKLFAAEVQKTIAEAKADPALAGYAAELGTALGDVASTLQAIGPVLASNPTLALANAVLFLEAFGHTVLAWIWLRQALAAQRGLQRGAAADAAFYHGKLAACRWFYRWELPKTRQWHELLRSLDDTTLTMKPESF
- a CDS encoding enoyl-CoA hydratase, with amino-acid sequence MTHPNILVTDNDGVFSIEISRREKKNAITGDMYRAMSAALCHAREQHHVRVVLIRGQDDLFTAGNDLGDFLHRKAGDPSAAIPFLHLLSAFEKPLVAAVAGNAVGIGTTMLLHCDLVYVADNTLFQLPFVNLALCPEAGSSLLLPRVAGHQRAAELLLLGEPFDAATACSAGFVNRVVAAGQLMDTALAAAKKLAALPAQSLAVTKALMKRPPERSAIEAMDEEVIFFSDLVAAPAAKEIFSAFLEKRTPDPAKIHGHKP
- a CDS encoding PaaI family thioesterase — protein: MSDTIPEGFKLLKRGGGFLSSLGPWYYRIDETKGGERGQLVLAIRVEDRHCNIRHIAHGGFLVTMVDSALGVVVSSSREPAQPIVTVSLTTNFVTSAEPGDWVEAHVDIDRIGGRLAYASCTLRTGNRTIMTGSGVFALMPPVVPKEQPDG
- a CDS encoding PaaI family thioesterase — its product is MSARDPLIPADPDFAAAIRRGTLGMPIARFFGVEFTDIRPGHLEAVLPYRDELSYRPGHFQGTAVSAVAYFAATSALSTLLAADRIGLTLDQNVKFLAPAVGEKLVARGRVISAGHSISVGASDVYAVKDGKETLCATAQVTVRNVDRKKLEG
- a CDS encoding 2-phosphosulfolactate phosphatase is translated as MQKIHVLLKKEELDAQRLEGKVVVVLDILFATSSIVTALAHGASEVIPTLDGRAAQEAAKTFPEGSYVLSGELNADTLPGFVHPTPKALLAEGIAGRRLIYCTTNGTVALAKSKGAAYVYAAALLNGRAVVEHIVANHPESTILIVCSGSADNFNLEDFYGAGYLVSLFRHRAADADFSDAALAAELLHDHCDGLDALRRARVGRMMLARKLDEEVAFAAQESCYDVVPLLQDGVLRPI
- a CDS encoding MaoC family dehydratase, translated to MTTPTKTYKYYWEDFPAGSVREFGGKTMTAEEIMDFARQFDPQPFHLSEEAGKNSLFGGLCASGWHTCALAMRMMCDAYLLESASLGSPGLENIRWLKPVRPGDTLHVRSVVLEARPMDSKPHVGLLRTRWEMINQNNEEVMQMEGYGMFRRRDVAKPDASA
- a CDS encoding class I adenylate-forming enzyme family protein, producing the protein MSPTGLIEQPFATYAELIREQARTRPGHPALIQDRRSVSFATLDAMMDRVAATLQRDGIRPTEAVAICAGASLEYAAVFLGALRAGVAVAPLAPSSTPQSLADMAANAEAELMFVDAATARELAAVRADIKARFIALDDSTGGEAFSRWLAPAGSVPTPVQVRPEWPFNIIYSSGTTGTPKGIVQPHGMRWSHVQRARRQGYGPGSVTVIATPLYSNTTLVSFFPTVTLGGTVVLMAKFDAAKYLALAEKHRATHTMLVPVQYQRLMAHPDFDRHDLSSFRMKLCTSAPFPAALKADILKRWPGGLVEYYGMTEGGGTCILAAHEHPDKLATVGTPAEGHDMRLIDEAGHEVARGEIGEVVGHSPAMMSGYHRQPDKTREAEWYAPDGKRFIRTGDVGRFDEDGFLTLMDRKKDMVISGGFNVYPSDLEAVLIQHPAVSEAAVVGVASERWGETPVAFVTLRVGAGSLCVPGNPLRGQATAKCTTDELREWANAQLGKTQRLAAVEIVDALPRSAIGKILKRELRDSFAPAEPL